In Planktothrix tepida PCC 9214, a genomic segment contains:
- the prfC gene encoding peptide chain release factor 3 — MTTEIQTEIQAEVERRRNFAIISHPDAGKTTLTEKLLLYGGAIHEAGAVKVRKAQRHATSDWMAMEQQRGISITSTVLQFEYNNCQINLLDTPGHQDFSEDTYRTLAAADNAVMLEDAAKGLEPQTRKLFEVCKMRSLPIFTFINKMDRPGREPLELLDEIEKELGLKTYPVNWPIGMGDRFKGVYDRRKKQIHLFERSAHGSREALDTVLDLGDPRIEEFLDQDLYYQLKEELELLEEVGSELNFDEIHSGKMTPVFFGSAMTNFGVKLFLDSFLDYALKPGSHLSTLGDMPPEYHEFTGFVFKLQANMDAKHRDRVAFVRVCTGKFEKDMTVNHARTGKVIRLSRPQKLFAQERQSIEIAYPGDVIGLNNPGVFAIGDTIYMGKKLEYEGIPCFSPELFAYLKNPNPSKFKQFHKGVSELREEGAVQIMFSADESKRDPILAAVGQLQFEVVQFRLQNEYGAETLLDPLPYSVARWVTGGWDALNQVGRIFNAAVVKDSWNRPVLLFKNDWNCRQAEGDHPELKLSSIAPVVSVQNSSSGEEE; from the coding sequence ATGACTACAGAAATCCAAACTGAAATTCAAGCGGAGGTTGAGCGACGTCGTAACTTTGCGATTATTTCTCACCCTGATGCTGGAAAAACGACCCTGACTGAAAAATTACTCCTCTACGGAGGTGCAATCCATGAAGCAGGTGCTGTTAAAGTACGGAAGGCTCAACGTCATGCAACATCAGACTGGATGGCAATGGAGCAACAACGGGGAATTTCGATTACCTCAACAGTTTTGCAGTTCGAGTATAACAATTGTCAGATTAATCTGCTAGATACACCCGGACACCAAGATTTTAGTGAAGATACCTATCGGACTTTAGCAGCCGCCGATAATGCCGTGATGTTAGAAGATGCGGCGAAGGGATTAGAACCGCAAACTCGCAAACTTTTTGAAGTTTGTAAAATGCGAAGTCTGCCTATTTTTACATTTATTAATAAAATGGATCGTCCGGGTCGAGAACCCTTAGAATTACTGGATGAAATCGAAAAAGAATTAGGGTTAAAAACCTATCCGGTAAATTGGCCAATTGGCATGGGTGATCGCTTTAAAGGGGTGTATGATCGGCGTAAAAAACAAATTCATTTATTTGAACGCAGTGCTCACGGAAGTCGAGAAGCGTTAGATACGGTTTTAGATTTAGGTGATCCCCGGATTGAGGAATTCTTAGATCAGGATCTATATTATCAGTTGAAAGAAGAGTTAGAACTTCTCGAAGAAGTCGGTTCAGAATTGAATTTTGATGAAATTCATTCGGGAAAAATGACCCCGGTTTTCTTCGGAAGTGCCATGACTAATTTTGGGGTTAAATTATTCTTAGATTCCTTCTTAGACTATGCCTTAAAACCCGGTTCTCACCTCAGTACCTTGGGGGATATGCCACCGGAATATCATGAGTTTACAGGCTTTGTGTTTAAACTCCAAGCGAATATGGATGCCAAGCATCGAGATCGAGTGGCTTTTGTGCGCGTTTGTACCGGAAAATTTGAAAAAGATATGACGGTTAATCATGCTCGCACGGGAAAAGTGATCCGTCTTTCTCGTCCCCAAAAATTATTTGCTCAAGAACGACAATCGATTGAAATTGCTTATCCGGGAGATGTAATTGGATTAAATAATCCAGGGGTTTTTGCCATTGGGGATACGATTTATATGGGCAAAAAATTAGAATATGAAGGAATTCCCTGTTTCAGCCCGGAATTATTTGCCTATTTAAAAAATCCGAATCCTTCTAAGTTTAAACAATTCCATAAAGGGGTTTCGGAATTGCGAGAAGAAGGGGCGGTACAAATTATGTTTTCCGCCGATGAATCTAAACGTGACCCGATTTTAGCCGCTGTGGGTCAACTGCAATTTGAAGTGGTTCAGTTTCGATTACAAAATGAATACGGTGCTGAAACTTTATTAGATCCCTTACCTTATAGTGTGGCTCGTTGGGTAACAGGGGGTTGGGATGCTTTAAATCAAGTCGGACGGATTTTTAATGCAGCCGTAGTTAAAGATAGTTGGAATCGTCCAGTTTTACTGTTTAAAAATGACTGGAATTGTCGTCAAGCGGAAGGGGATCATCCTGAGTTAAAACTCAGTTCTATTGCTCCGGTTGTTTCCGTTCAAAATTCTTCATCGGGTGAGGAGGAATAA
- a CDS encoding PAS domain-containing protein has translation MASWMPHGSCYLWQSQLMGLHLVSDLLIALAYFSIPISLIYFVRQRQDLPYPQVFILFSAFIFACGLNHLMAIFTLWYPLYWLSGGLKAITALISIFTSCTIIPLVPKLLQLRTPKELEAINQALTTTQQRYQSLMQACPVGLFETDVTGHCLYVNEYGCRITGQQPSDALNRGWVDSIYVDDRERLIQEWSNAIQNQRPFSSEYRLNSLDQSGVWVLGQAVPIKDPSGKVTGYIGTLTDINDRKKVEEALEQSQQMLKLIMNTIPQRIFWKDRNSVYQGCNLQVALDAGFNSPQDLIGKTDYDLPWTLAEVEYYRKIDQEVMAANAPRYRIIETLLNANGEQCWIETNKIPLHDPEGNVVGILGTYEDITERKVAEELLAQSEVRFRQLAQQEKLINHLANQIRNSLDLKTILETTVLQVWELMKVEHCYFCWYRREEMNFNSVYSNPSKPYFTPAYWEIVTEAKDPAFAHIVGRYSLEEVGAWSQQYLDLNIGRINHVVNLPDSQEKSCLLQFGFVSVLSLPIQTQMGEIGVLVCANHQEPRCWTDSEVELLQAVTAQVAIAINQAQLYSQTREAAALAKAQTLELETTLKKLQQTQAHLIQTEKMSSLGQLVAGVAHEINNPINFIYGNVDYATQYMEDLLSLIELYQQHHSEPVPAIQEVTETVDLDFLKRDLPKLLSSMKAGASRIQQIVLSLRNFSRLDESSVKKVNLHEGLENTLLILQNRLSEAGGKEMIQVIKNYGDLPLVECYAGQINQVFMNLLTNAIDAVHERRLERDEALFSQSSQEEIPCNSLNSWQPRITITTEILQNEQVIIRIIDNGMGMTEAVQNKLFDPFFTTKPVGKGTGLGLAISYQIVVERHHGQLKCSSQVREGSEFMIEIPIQQYKNFTLDQN, from the coding sequence ATGGCTTCATGGATGCCTCATGGTTCCTGCTACCTTTGGCAATCTCAATTAATGGGGCTTCATCTTGTTTCAGATTTGTTGATTGCGTTGGCTTATTTTTCCATCCCAATTTCATTAATTTATTTTGTTCGCCAGCGTCAAGATTTACCCTACCCTCAAGTTTTTATCCTATTTAGTGCCTTTATTTTTGCCTGTGGACTCAACCATTTAATGGCGATTTTTACCCTTTGGTATCCTCTATATTGGTTATCAGGAGGATTGAAGGCAATCACGGCTTTAATTTCAATTTTTACATCTTGTACAATTATTCCTTTAGTTCCCAAATTATTACAACTTCGCACGCCTAAAGAGCTTGAAGCCATCAACCAAGCGTTAACAACAACCCAACAGCGTTATCAATCTTTAATGCAAGCTTGTCCAGTGGGTTTGTTTGAAACGGATGTAACGGGACACTGTTTATATGTGAATGAATATGGATGTCGAATTACGGGACAGCAACCTTCAGATGCGTTAAATAGAGGTTGGGTTGATAGCATTTATGTTGATGATCGAGAACGGTTAATTCAAGAATGGTCAAATGCGATTCAAAATCAACGCCCTTTTTCTTCAGAATATCGTTTAAACTCATTAGATCAAAGTGGGGTTTGGGTCTTAGGTCAAGCGGTTCCCATCAAAGATCCATCGGGAAAAGTAACGGGATATATTGGTACACTGACTGATATTAATGATCGCAAAAAAGTAGAGGAAGCACTAGAACAATCCCAACAAATGTTAAAGTTAATTATGAATACGATCCCGCAACGGATTTTTTGGAAAGATCGAAATTCAGTTTATCAAGGGTGCAATTTACAGGTCGCTTTAGATGCGGGGTTTAATTCTCCTCAAGACTTAATTGGAAAAACGGATTATGATTTACCTTGGACTTTAGCTGAAGTTGAATATTATCGAAAAATTGATCAAGAAGTCATGGCAGCTAATGCCCCCCGTTATCGGATTATCGAAACTTTATTGAATGCCAATGGCGAACAATGTTGGATAGAAACTAATAAAATTCCTCTGCATGATCCAGAGGGTAATGTGGTGGGAATTTTAGGAACTTATGAAGATATTACAGAACGAAAAGTTGCGGAAGAATTATTAGCACAATCGGAAGTTCGGTTCCGACAATTGGCTCAACAGGAAAAATTAATTAATCATTTAGCTAACCAAATTCGTAATTCTTTAGATTTGAAAACAATTTTAGAAACAACCGTTTTACAAGTTTGGGAGTTAATGAAGGTCGAACACTGCTATTTTTGTTGGTATCGTCGGGAAGAAATGAATTTTAATTCTGTTTATTCTAATCCGTCTAAACCCTATTTTACTCCGGCTTATTGGGAAATTGTAACGGAAGCTAAAGATCCGGCTTTTGCCCATATTGTTGGTCGCTATTCTTTAGAAGAAGTTGGGGCTTGGTCACAGCAATATTTGGATTTAAACATAGGACGAATTAATCATGTTGTTAATCTTCCTGATTCTCAAGAAAAATCCTGTTTACTTCAGTTTGGATTTGTGTCTGTTCTGTCTCTTCCTATTCAAACCCAAATGGGAGAAATTGGGGTTTTAGTCTGTGCTAATCATCAGGAACCTCGATGCTGGACTGATTCTGAAGTGGAATTATTACAGGCTGTAACGGCGCAAGTGGCGATCGCAATTAATCAAGCCCAACTTTATAGCCAAACCCGTGAAGCAGCCGCGTTAGCAAAAGCTCAAACCTTAGAATTAGAAACAACTTTAAAGAAATTACAACAAACTCAAGCCCATTTAATTCAAACAGAAAAGATGTCTTCTTTAGGTCAGTTGGTGGCGGGTGTCGCCCATGAAATTAATAATCCGATTAATTTTATTTACGGAAATGTGGATTATGCCACCCAATACATGGAGGATTTATTAAGTTTAATTGAACTTTATCAACAGCATCATTCTGAACCTGTTCCTGCTATTCAAGAGGTGACGGAAACGGTTGATTTAGATTTTTTAAAACGGGATTTACCCAAACTCTTAAGTTCGATGAAAGCAGGGGCGAGTCGCATTCAACAAATTGTTTTATCCTTACGCAATTTTTCTCGTTTAGATGAATCTTCTGTGAAAAAGGTGAATTTGCATGAAGGTTTAGAAAATACATTATTAATTCTCCAAAATCGCTTATCAGAAGCAGGGGGAAAAGAAATGATTCAGGTGATAAAAAATTATGGTGATTTACCCTTAGTTGAATGTTATGCAGGTCAAATTAATCAAGTTTTTATGAATTTACTAACGAATGCGATTGATGCGGTTCATGAGCGCAGACTAGAACGGGATGAGGCTCTTTTTTCTCAATCTTCTCAGGAGGAGATCCCTTGTAATTCCTTAAATTCTTGGCAACCTAGGATTACTATTACCACTGAAATCCTTCAAAATGAACAGGTTATTATCCGTATTATTGATAATGGGATGGGAATGACGGAAGCGGTTCAAAATAAATTATTTGATCCCTTCTTTACAACAAAACCTGTCGGGAAAGGGACGGGTTTAGGATTAGCTATTAGCTATCAAATTGTTGTGGAAAGACATCACGGTCAATTAAAGTGTTCGTCTCAAGTTAGAGAAGGCTCAGAGTTTATGATTGAGATTCCGATTCAACAATACAAAAATTTTACGCTTGATCAAAATTAA
- a CDS encoding 4'-phosphopantetheinyl transferase family protein yields MDNHLLATSSNFQLSSQSIHVWQTNLKRSLSSLQFYQTILSADEKKRAERFKFEKDQQAFIIARGTLRMILSQYLTLSPAEIKFKYSSKGKPCLDQNPLPLHFNLSHSYGKAIYAIALEKNIGVDIEYIRKIEILSLAKRFFCDSEYQWLNCLRLEEQYAGFFQLWTCKEAYLKATGEGLVGLQDIEIKTPLSSVLQILKISQNSELAQNWTLKTIQTAENYRATLAIEGINYQFKFWHWIDEE; encoded by the coding sequence ATGGATAATCATTTATTGGCAACTTCATCAAATTTTCAGTTATCTTCCCAAAGTATTCATGTTTGGCAAACAAACCTGAAGCGATCGCTTTCATCTCTTCAATTTTACCAAACGATTCTTTCTGCTGATGAAAAAAAACGGGCTGAACGCTTTAAGTTTGAAAAAGATCAACAAGCATTTATCATCGCACGGGGAACTCTAAGAATGATTTTAAGTCAGTATTTAACTTTGTCACCAGCAGAGATTAAATTTAAGTATAGTTCCAAAGGAAAACCTTGTTTAGATCAAAATCCCTTACCCCTACACTTTAATTTATCTCATTCTTATGGAAAAGCTATTTATGCGATCGCCTTGGAAAAAAATATCGGTGTAGATATTGAATATATTCGTAAAATTGAAATCCTTTCTTTGGCTAAACGTTTTTTTTGTGATTCCGAATATCAATGGTTAAATTGTTTACGGTTAGAAGAACAATATGCTGGATTTTTTCAACTCTGGACGTGCAAAGAAGCTTATTTAAAAGCAACGGGAGAAGGCTTAGTGGGGTTACAAGATATTGAAATTAAAACGCCTTTAAGTTCAGTCTTACAAATTTTAAAGATTTCCCAAAATTCAGAACTTGCCCAAAATTGGACATTAAAAACAATTCAAACCGCAGAAAACTATAGAGCAACTTTAGCCATTGAGGGAATAAATTATCAGTTTAAATTTTGGCATTGGATAGATGAAGAATGA
- a CDS encoding response regulator, whose protein sequence is MKILLIEDDPIFASMLVQSLTNQRYIVDQAEDGQMGWEYAQSTTYNLIVIDVGLPKLDGITLCQKLRYQGSTIPILLITAKDGTSERIRGLDAGADDYLIKPIDIAEFQARVRALLRRGEVSHSSILEIGNLQLNPVTCQVHYAHQPITLTPKEYSLLELLMRNPARVFSRAELIEYLWSFDDPPQEESVKAHIKGLRQKLKAVGAAEWIENVYGLGYRLSAKLQTTPSVSADSPQPTIEISLEQQFNQAKEKLWNQYQDLLIERLAILQHLAIALTTNTLLPSLRNAAEQAAHKLAGVLAMFDLEQGTEIAKKIEQNLEGDQALTFEQIQLLHSYIHELEQLLPHSMSETDQSPLPFPTSTPPNLEINLSPNVSSLPEYSVSEISPRLLLIDSDPEFGKALQSLADSMGLAWQQIPTLAEAKTWLNLNTPEVVVFNDYPDIKTEDRSQLIIDLAKRTPPIPVLVLTSTEGLMDRVTVARAGGRRIFIKPVTPTQIWEATSQLLQASPHSKVNVLVVDDDPLFLATLRPVLEPWRIRMTGLSDPLRFWEVLKSVSPDLLILDVEMSPVSGIELCQTVRADPHWQGLPIVFLTAHCDSKTIQQVFAAGADDYVSKPVMGPELLTRITNRLERTRLLQTLSTKDPITGLANYLQSSQELQQQIQKCQQLEQPFSLGVLSFSQLHDINLEYGHLIGYQVLQRWGRLFQGMTTVGVETIGYWGNGEFVVGMPGLTQAEAQEHLSDVLISLRQQVFTTLEGQRFQVVCEVKITEFPTQGQTLQQLYQQVHHRNG, encoded by the coding sequence ATGAAAATTTTGTTGATCGAAGATGATCCAATTTTTGCATCAATGTTGGTACAATCTTTAACCAACCAGCGTTATATTGTCGATCAAGCTGAAGATGGTCAAATGGGGTGGGAATATGCTCAAAGTACCACTTATAACTTAATTGTCATTGATGTAGGATTACCTAAATTAGACGGTATTACGCTGTGTCAAAAATTACGTTATCAAGGCAGTACCATCCCGATTTTATTAATAACCGCTAAAGACGGAACAAGCGAGCGCATCCGAGGTTTAGATGCGGGTGCTGATGATTATTTGATTAAACCGATTGATATTGCAGAATTTCAAGCGAGAGTTCGGGCATTATTACGACGAGGTGAAGTTTCCCATTCTTCCATCTTAGAAATTGGAAATTTACAACTAAATCCGGTAACTTGTCAAGTTCATTATGCCCATCAACCCATTACCTTGACCCCCAAAGAATATAGTTTATTAGAATTATTAATGCGAAACCCCGCACGGGTTTTTAGTCGGGCTGAACTGATTGAATATTTGTGGAGTTTTGATGATCCACCCCAAGAAGAAAGCGTTAAAGCTCATATTAAAGGACTGAGACAAAAATTAAAAGCCGTTGGTGCGGCGGAGTGGATTGAAAATGTTTATGGGTTGGGTTATCGTCTCAGTGCAAAACTCCAAACAACGCCCTCTGTTTCTGCTGATTCTCCTCAGCCCACAATCGAAATTTCCCTAGAACAACAGTTTAACCAAGCTAAAGAAAAACTCTGGAATCAATATCAAGATTTATTAATAGAACGGTTAGCGATTTTACAACATTTAGCGATCGCCTTAACCACAAACACTCTGCTTCCTTCCCTGCGTAACGCCGCCGAACAAGCCGCCCATAAATTAGCCGGAGTTCTAGCCATGTTTGACCTAGAACAAGGGACAGAAATTGCTAAAAAAATTGAACAGAATTTAGAAGGAGATCAGGCCCTAACCTTTGAGCAAATCCAACTGTTACACTCCTATATTCACGAATTAGAACAGTTACTTCCTCACTCAATGTCTGAAACCGATCAATCTCCTCTGCCTTTCCCGACCTCAACCCCCCCAAATTTGGAAATAAATCTTTCCCCCAATGTGAGTTCCTTACCTGAATATTCAGTTTCCGAGATTTCCCCTCGCCTGTTATTAATTGATTCCGATCCCGAATTCGGAAAAGCTCTGCAATCTTTAGCAGATTCTATGGGGTTAGCTTGGCAACAAATCCCCACCTTAGCAGAAGCAAAAACTTGGTTAAACCTCAATACTCCAGAGGTTGTTGTTTTCAATGACTATCCCGATATTAAAACCGAAGACCGATCCCAACTGATCATAGATTTAGCCAAACGCACTCCTCCCATTCCCGTCTTAGTCCTAACCTCCACAGAAGGTTTAATGGATCGAGTCACAGTAGCTCGTGCAGGGGGTCGCAGAATCTTCATTAAACCTGTGACCCCAACCCAAATTTGGGAAGCCACCAGCCAACTCTTACAAGCCTCTCCGCACTCCAAAGTCAATGTTTTGGTTGTCGATGACGACCCCTTATTTTTAGCCACCTTGCGTCCCGTTTTAGAGCCTTGGAGGATAAGAATGACGGGACTCAGCGACCCCCTGCGGTTTTGGGAGGTTTTGAAATCTGTCTCACCGGATTTATTAATTTTAGATGTGGAAATGTCCCCCGTCAGTGGGATCGAACTTTGCCAAACGGTTCGGGCTGATCCCCATTGGCAAGGATTACCGATTGTATTTCTCACGGCCCATTGTGATAGTAAAACCATTCAACAGGTATTTGCGGCGGGGGCGGATGATTATGTCAGCAAACCCGTCATGGGGCCAGAACTATTAACTCGCATTACTAACCGTTTAGAACGGACTCGATTATTACAAACATTATCTACAAAAGATCCGATTACAGGGTTAGCAAATTATCTCCAGTCTAGCCAAGAATTACAACAACAAATCCAGAAGTGTCAACAATTAGAACAACCGTTTTCTTTGGGAGTATTAAGTTTTAGTCAACTACATGATATTAATCTTGAATATGGGCATTTGATTGGCTATCAAGTTTTGCAACGGTGGGGGCGTTTATTTCAAGGAATGACTACAGTTGGAGTTGAAACAATTGGATATTGGGGAAATGGGGAATTTGTTGTTGGAATGCCGGGGTTAACTCAAGCAGAAGCTCAGGAACACCTATCTGATGTCTTGATTTCTCTCCGACAGCAGGTGTTTACCACTTTGGAAGGACAACGATTTCAGGTCGTTTGTGAGGTAAAAATTACAGAATTTCCTACCCAGGGACAAACATTACAACAATTATATCAACAGGTTCATCATCGTAATGGATAA
- a CDS encoding CorA family divalent cation transporter gives MKLPSTWNLPATLRDRFGQKSFGKQRAMIADENLLLVLHKVPKPGERHREGVLFWRRPDGRWECSKGGVAFQQLTNHLKEYHSAEEDLNQFYNIAKTAEDYFNLLEAITPLQLATENLHATLQTAREAIPQDRDILDLRDWAYEIERTLDILYINTKNALDFKIATETEAAAKAGNRLNTLAAIFFPLTAISCVFGMNLKSGLEFQSPLMFWLIFLAGIWLGLVVRQWVFTGTFSQLSFNKLAMDLKQGLKE, from the coding sequence ATGAAATTACCCTCAACTTGGAATCTTCCCGCAACACTTCGCGATCGCTTTGGTCAAAAAAGTTTTGGTAAACAACGGGCGATGATAGCCGATGAGAATCTGTTATTAGTATTACATAAAGTTCCCAAACCGGGCGAGCGCCATCGAGAAGGGGTATTATTTTGGCGTAGACCCGATGGTCGTTGGGAATGCAGTAAAGGGGGTGTAGCGTTTCAACAATTAACCAATCATTTGAAAGAGTATCATTCAGCCGAAGAAGACTTAAATCAATTTTATAATATTGCTAAAACCGCAGAGGATTATTTTAACCTTTTAGAGGCTATTACCCCCCTACAGTTAGCGACAGAAAACTTACACGCCACGTTACAAACAGCCAGAGAAGCAATTCCTCAAGATCGAGATATTCTGGATTTAAGAGATTGGGCTTATGAAATTGAACGCACGTTAGATATTCTTTATATTAACACAAAAAATGCCCTGGATTTTAAAATCGCAACTGAAACAGAAGCCGCTGCTAAAGCTGGAAATCGGCTCAATACTTTAGCTGCAATTTTCTTTCCGCTTACGGCTATTTCCTGTGTATTTGGGATGAACTTAAAAAGCGGCTTGGAATTTCAATCTCCCCTAATGTTTTGGCTGATTTTTTTAGCCGGAATTTGGTTAGGGTTAGTTGTTAGACAATGGGTTTTTACAGGAACCTTTTCCCAATTAAGCTTTAATAAATTAGCAATGGATTTAAAACAAGGGTTAAAAGAATAG